A part of Armatimonadota bacterium genomic DNA contains:
- a CDS encoding DUF1080 domain-containing protein: MTAILAAAIVLLPDNALSAAEKRAGWQLMFDGKTTKGWKNFKSTTLNKGWQAKDGTLAVVDENNAGDIVSDGKYDWFELSLDFMLGPGQNSGVMFRVADSGEATWHSGPEVQLYDHKMEAGTQITGFLYELYPSKVDAAKPGGQWNHLRMLVSPKSCVTEVNGVKYYEYVIDSPDFWSRVAKSKFNAFPGFAKTKKGRIAIQGDHGVVSFKNMKIRPIKA, encoded by the coding sequence GTGACCGCGATCCTCGCCGCCGCCATCGTCCTTCTGCCCGACAACGCCCTCTCCGCCGCCGAAAAGCGCGCCGGATGGCAACTGATGTTCGACGGCAAGACGACCAAGGGCTGGAAGAACTTCAAGTCGACCACCCTCAACAAGGGTTGGCAGGCCAAGGACGGAACCCTCGCCGTCGTCGACGAGAACAACGCGGGCGACATCGTCTCGGACGGCAAGTACGACTGGTTCGAACTGAGCCTGGATTTCATGCTCGGCCCCGGCCAGAACAGCGGCGTCATGTTCCGCGTCGCCGACAGCGGGGAAGCGACATGGCACAGCGGCCCCGAGGTCCAGCTCTACGACCACAAGATGGAGGCGGGCACCCAGATCACGGGCTTCCTCTACGAGCTCTATCCCTCGAAAGTCGACGCGGCCAAGCCGGGCGGGCAGTGGAACCACCTCCGCATGCTCGTCTCGCCAAAGAGCTGCGTCACCGAAGTCAACGGCGTGAAGTACTACGAGTACGTCATCGACAGCCCCGACTTCTGGTCGCGCGTCGCCAAGAGCAAGTTCAACGCCTTTCCCGGCTTCGCCAAGACCAAGAAGGGCCGCATCGCGATCCAGGGCGACCACGGCGTCGTCTCGTTCAAGAACATGAAGATCCGTCCGATCAAGGCGTAG
- a CDS encoding formate--tetrahydrofolate ligase codes for MTNLDFAEQATLAPIADIAAWAGLEPDDYDALGKKKAKLTSRGVDRLTAAEAKGRLILVSAVTPTSAGEGKTTVSVGLAQGLNQIGRRAMPALREPALGPLFGVKGGATGGGRSQVLPMEEINLFFTGDFPAITAAHNLLSTILDLSLHQKNPHGLDLQSIWWPRTIDMVDRSLREVIVGLGKGNGPVRTDGFVITPASEVMAILCLSSSLHDLKERLARIVVGISVEGKPVTAGDLGAAAPMAALLKDAVRPNLAQTMEGGAAFIHGGPFGNIAHGCSSVLGTQCGLRTADYLVTEGGFGSDLGGEKFLNIVCPQLGQGPDAIVLVATVRALKHHGAGELEKGCGNLGRHIDHLTSYGPPVVVAVNKFADDTDEELATVRRYAESRGLRAVVCDPWNSGGPGCTDLANVVAEEAEKPSAFHNVYERTDPFLTKLEKLVKKVYGGDGVKLAPAARKQLEWAQANGLGDLPVCVAKTQSSLSDDPKKINAPTGFDLTVREIRVSAGAGFLVAVSGDIMLMPGMGSTPAAFRISVDDDGGFRGLN; via the coding sequence GTGACGAACCTCGACTTCGCAGAACAAGCGACCCTGGCACCCATCGCCGATATCGCCGCATGGGCCGGGTTGGAGCCGGACGACTACGACGCACTCGGGAAGAAGAAGGCCAAGCTGACGTCCCGCGGCGTCGACCGACTGACGGCGGCCGAAGCGAAAGGACGGTTGATCCTTGTCTCGGCCGTCACCCCGACGTCGGCCGGTGAAGGCAAGACGACCGTATCGGTCGGCCTGGCACAGGGCCTGAACCAGATCGGCCGAAGGGCGATGCCCGCCCTTCGAGAGCCCGCCTTGGGGCCCTTGTTCGGGGTGAAAGGCGGCGCGACCGGTGGCGGACGAAGTCAGGTCCTCCCCATGGAAGAGATCAACCTCTTCTTCACGGGCGATTTCCCGGCGATCACAGCCGCGCACAATTTGTTGTCGACGATCCTTGACCTGTCGCTGCACCAAAAGAACCCGCACGGTCTCGACCTGCAATCCATTTGGTGGCCTCGGACGATCGACATGGTCGACCGCTCGCTACGAGAGGTCATCGTCGGACTTGGTAAGGGCAACGGCCCGGTCCGGACCGACGGCTTCGTGATCACGCCTGCAAGCGAGGTCATGGCCATCCTCTGCCTGTCGTCTTCGCTCCACGACTTGAAGGAGCGCCTCGCACGGATCGTCGTCGGCATCAGCGTCGAGGGCAAGCCCGTCACAGCGGGCGACCTCGGTGCCGCCGCGCCGATGGCGGCGTTGCTCAAGGACGCCGTCCGTCCGAACCTGGCCCAGACCATGGAAGGCGGAGCAGCCTTCATCCACGGCGGTCCGTTCGGCAACATCGCGCACGGCTGTTCGTCCGTGCTCGGTACGCAGTGCGGCCTGAGGACGGCCGACTACCTGGTCACCGAAGGGGGTTTCGGCTCGGATCTTGGTGGGGAAAAATTCCTGAACATCGTCTGTCCGCAACTCGGGCAAGGGCCTGATGCGATCGTGCTCGTGGCGACCGTCCGGGCCCTGAAGCACCATGGTGCCGGCGAGTTGGAAAAGGGATGCGGCAACTTGGGACGACACATCGACCACTTGACGTCGTACGGGCCACCCGTCGTCGTGGCGGTCAACAAGTTTGCGGACGACACGGACGAAGAACTGGCGACGGTCCGCCGGTACGCGGAGTCCCGCGGCCTCCGGGCCGTCGTCTGTGACCCGTGGAACTCGGGCGGGCCAGGCTGTACCGATCTGGCCAACGTGGTCGCTGAAGAAGCCGAAAAGCCCTCTGCGTTCCACAACGTGTACGAGCGGACCGATCCGTTCTTGACAAAGCTCGAAAAGCTCGTGAAGAAGGTCTATGGCGGCGACGGCGTCAAGCTCGCTCCGGCAGCCCGGAAACAACTGGAATGGGCCCAGGCCAACGGGCTCGGAGACCTCCCGGTCTGCGTCGCCAAGACGCAGTCCAGCCTGAGCGACGACCCTAAGAAGATCAACGCTCCGACAGGGTTCGACCTGACGGTGAGGGAGATCCGCGTTTCGGCCGGCGCAGGTTTCTTGGTCGCGGTGTCGGGAGACATCATGCTCATGCCAGGAATGGGGTCGACCCCCGCCGCCTTCCGGATCAGCGTCGACGACGACGGAGGATTCCGGGGACTGAACTAG
- a CDS encoding SRPBCC family protein — MLVLPAAQRTHPPPSPIQDEGTRQKWVPDLSCIFDPWSHFLRPHNRSWPGRPHHNQPVRTYRLETETLVPAPLDDVFDFFSRAENLEAITPEFLRFKILTPLPIEMKPGALIEYRLRLFGLPVRWVTKITVWEPGVRFVDVQLNGPYAKWEHEHRFAAEGDATRMWDTVDYALPGGPFGPLAHAMFVRRQVGSIFSHRGEVIRRRFGDG, encoded by the coding sequence ATGCTGGTTCTTCCCGCAGCCCAGCGGACTCATCCTCCTCCCTCTCCGATTCAAGACGAGGGCACTCGACAAAAGTGGGTTCCGGACTTATCATGCATTTTCGATCCCTGGTCACACTTCCTTCGTCCCCATAACCGTTCCTGGCCGGGAAGACCGCATCACAATCAACCCGTGCGCACGTATCGGCTGGAAACGGAGACGCTCGTCCCCGCGCCCCTCGACGACGTTTTCGACTTCTTCAGTCGGGCCGAAAACCTGGAAGCCATCACGCCCGAGTTCCTGCGCTTCAAGATCCTGACGCCGCTGCCCATCGAGATGAAGCCGGGCGCGTTGATCGAGTACCGGCTCCGGCTCTTCGGGCTGCCCGTCCGGTGGGTGACGAAGATCACGGTCTGGGAGCCGGGCGTCCGGTTCGTCGACGTCCAGCTAAACGGCCCTTACGCGAAGTGGGAGCACGAACACCGGTTCGCCGCAGAGGGGGACGCGACGAGGATGTGGGACACGGTCGACTACGCGTTGCCTGGCGGGCCGTTCGGGCCCCTCGCCCACGCGATGTTCGTGCGGCGACAGGTCGGGTCGATCTTCTCGCACCGGGGAGAAGTCATCCGCCGGCGGTTCGGAGACGGCTGA
- a CDS encoding right-handed parallel beta-helix repeat-containing protein, which translates to MTDQGNAHLSGTLIANELVTGAQGVRFQDGSRQSRATSVTSYFNVSSFGAKGDGLTDDTSAFMAAAGALNAAGGGTLFVPRGTYLIASQIVVTSSANFVGEGPQVTRLVWTATQGGLRCSFGPEGGRTRLTATVTGMTFATKTPDGGSGLTIESSVGAGNIGKSVLVSNCHFTQDVDGAYWSNGISMTNMRDTTVRDCDFRGKEGGALPSMTGITIGGDGGVTTHLVNNCTFAGTAASLHVIGEVEGVVFSECVTIGHKGVVWDTAHPRPGLFVADCHFDTVSPGIEAWNCSESVIHHNLFYPRDGASSFRASIYVDGQVTDCRIVGNKFDQHLGLNDYNAIVIGGFKSGTPRYTRIEGNTISGAVNGIWIQDAVDTYVLDNSYRFTSTPMFDQGSNTRVRNLP; encoded by the coding sequence TTGACGGATCAGGGAAACGCCCACCTTTCCGGAACGCTGATTGCGAACGAACTTGTGACGGGCGCCCAAGGCGTCCGATTCCAAGACGGTTCGCGTCAGTCCAGGGCCACGTCGGTAACGTCGTACTTCAACGTCAGTTCTTTCGGAGCTAAGGGCGACGGCCTGACAGACGATACTTCGGCTTTCATGGCAGCCGCAGGCGCCCTGAACGCCGCCGGAGGGGGAACGCTCTTCGTGCCCAGAGGGACTTACTTGATCGCGTCCCAAATTGTGGTGACGTCGTCGGCAAACTTCGTCGGCGAAGGGCCACAAGTCACGCGTTTGGTCTGGACTGCGACACAAGGAGGGTTGCGTTGCAGTTTCGGCCCCGAAGGTGGTCGGACGCGCCTTACGGCGACGGTCACAGGAATGACGTTCGCTACCAAGACGCCAGACGGCGGCTCCGGGCTGACCATCGAGTCCAGCGTCGGGGCCGGAAATATTGGAAAGAGTGTGCTCGTCTCCAATTGCCATTTCACCCAGGACGTCGACGGAGCGTACTGGTCGAACGGCATTAGCATGACAAACATGAGGGACACCACGGTCCGTGATTGCGATTTCAGGGGCAAGGAAGGCGGCGCCCTTCCTAGCATGACAGGGATCACGATCGGTGGTGACGGGGGAGTCACCACGCACCTCGTCAACAACTGCACGTTTGCCGGAACAGCCGCCAGTCTCCATGTCATCGGCGAAGTCGAAGGGGTCGTGTTCTCCGAGTGCGTCACGATAGGGCATAAGGGTGTCGTCTGGGACACGGCACATCCCAGACCTGGACTTTTCGTGGCCGACTGCCACTTCGATACGGTCTCTCCTGGGATCGAAGCTTGGAACTGCTCCGAGTCCGTGATCCACCACAACCTCTTTTATCCGCGAGACGGCGCTTCAAGCTTTAGAGCCAGCATCTACGTCGACGGTCAGGTCACCGACTGCCGTATCGTTGGCAACAAGTTCGACCAACACTTGGGGCTGAACGACTATAACGCCATCGTAATCGGAGGATTCAAGTCTGGGACACCTCGTTACACGCGCATCGAAGGCAACACGATCAGCGGAGCGGTGAACGGCATCTGGATCCAAGACGCGGTCGATACCTATGTTTTGGACAACAGCTATCGTTTTACTTCGACACCGATGTTCGACCAAGGTAGCAATACAAGAGTAAGGAACCTTCCCTAA
- the fdhF gene encoding formate dehydrogenase subunit alpha, whose product MATVRLTIDGKAVEVHEGGSALDALRAAGLEVPTACHDPRLKPTGSCRFCLVGLKGSSRPVTACALPATEGMEIFVDTPELNEARKANVALLAKEYPAEYVEEFPEKSFHHWVKHFGLDCASRNGRLIQDVDSTNPYFRFDPAACIKCFRCVRICSEVQGSFVWNVFERSGETHVAPDSLGSLVDSTCKSCGACVDACPTGALVDKTREEAGAPTAWTRTTCPYCGVGCELSVGTKDERIVQVLPVLDAPVNKGHLCVKGRYAYGYVHAPDRVTSPMVRKEGRLVPVSWPEALRAAADGFRSALGSYGTGSVGVLGSARATNEDNYLSQKFARVVLGTNNVDCCARVCHGPTAAAMKAMLGTGAATNSYDDLDLATTVMVVGSNPLENHPIVGDRILQAKLAGANLIVIDPRRTEIARYADIHLALRPGTNVPLLNAMANVMVTEGLTDPGFLATRVDEVEEYVSFVRDWTPERAAEICGVKADDIRAAARTYATAKPSMCFHGLGVTEHLQGTEGVMTLVNLALLTGNMGRPGCGINPLRGQNNVQGSAHMGCEPGSLTGYVPIAGAKALFEQVWNAAVPDEPGMNLLQMLDAAEEGRFKALWVIGYDVYYTNPIADRTRRAFEGMEMVIVQDLFLNETAKEFAHVFLPACSSFEHDGTFMNAERRVQRVRKAIEPIGESKADWEIVQLMAAEMGKPEGFTFSSVEEVWEEVRKVWKPGAGMAWSRLEQQGLQWPCPTEDHPGTRILHAESFPIGVKAALKRIDFVPTPEQPDGEYPFVLNTGRTLVHFNAGTMTARTKNSEIRPSDTLDMNPVDAARLGLQDGSRAKVRSPYGEAVLPVRRDPGVREGELFATFHTVEVFINRLTNPVRDRVFDTPSYKVTAVAVESAD is encoded by the coding sequence ATGGCCACGGTTCGCTTGACGATCGACGGGAAGGCGGTCGAAGTCCACGAGGGCGGCTCGGCCCTGGACGCCCTTCGGGCTGCGGGTTTAGAGGTCCCGACCGCATGCCACGATCCGCGTCTCAAGCCGACGGGCTCTTGCCGCTTCTGTCTGGTCGGGCTCAAGGGCTCCTCACGACCGGTGACGGCCTGCGCGCTGCCTGCGACGGAGGGGATGGAGATCTTCGTCGACACTCCGGAACTGAACGAAGCGCGGAAGGCGAACGTCGCGCTCTTGGCCAAGGAGTACCCGGCCGAATATGTCGAAGAGTTTCCTGAGAAGAGCTTCCACCATTGGGTGAAGCACTTTGGGCTGGACTGTGCCTCCCGAAACGGTCGGCTCATTCAAGACGTCGACTCCACGAACCCCTATTTCCGCTTCGATCCGGCGGCGTGCATCAAGTGCTTCCGTTGCGTCAGGATCTGCTCCGAAGTCCAGGGCTCTTTCGTTTGGAACGTCTTCGAGCGGAGCGGGGAGACGCACGTCGCGCCGGATTCGCTCGGGAGCTTGGTCGACAGTACGTGCAAGAGCTGTGGCGCCTGTGTCGACGCTTGTCCGACTGGCGCGCTCGTCGACAAGACGCGCGAGGAAGCGGGAGCGCCGACGGCTTGGACGCGGACGACGTGCCCCTATTGCGGGGTCGGATGCGAGCTCTCGGTGGGGACGAAAGACGAGCGTATCGTCCAAGTGCTGCCTGTGTTGGACGCGCCCGTCAACAAGGGGCACCTGTGCGTCAAGGGGCGGTACGCATACGGCTATGTTCACGCACCGGACCGCGTGACCTCCCCTATGGTCCGAAAGGAAGGGCGGCTCGTGCCCGTTTCGTGGCCAGAAGCCCTTCGGGCTGCCGCTGACGGCTTCCGCTCGGCGCTCGGCTCGTACGGGACGGGATCCGTCGGCGTGCTGGGATCGGCGCGCGCGACGAACGAGGACAACTATCTCAGCCAGAAATTCGCCCGGGTCGTGCTCGGGACGAACAACGTCGACTGCTGTGCCCGTGTGTGCCACGGCCCGACCGCCGCAGCGATGAAGGCGATGCTCGGAACGGGCGCCGCGACGAACTCGTACGACGATCTCGACCTTGCCACGACCGTCATGGTCGTCGGCAGCAATCCGCTCGAGAACCACCCGATCGTCGGCGACCGTATCCTGCAGGCGAAGCTCGCAGGCGCGAACCTCATCGTCATCGACCCGAGACGGACGGAGATCGCGCGCTACGCCGACATCCACCTGGCCCTTCGACCAGGGACGAACGTGCCTCTGCTCAACGCGATGGCCAACGTTATGGTCACCGAAGGGTTGACAGACCCTGGGTTCCTCGCGACGAGGGTCGACGAGGTCGAGGAATACGTTTCGTTCGTTCGCGACTGGACTCCGGAGCGGGCCGCTGAAATCTGCGGCGTCAAGGCCGACGACATCCGTGCGGCAGCGCGGACGTACGCCACGGCCAAGCCGTCCATGTGCTTCCACGGGCTCGGTGTCACCGAACACCTGCAGGGGACCGAAGGCGTCATGACGCTGGTCAACCTCGCCCTCTTGACAGGCAACATGGGGCGGCCCGGCTGCGGGATCAACCCGTTGAGAGGACAGAACAACGTTCAAGGGTCAGCCCACATGGGTTGTGAACCCGGCAGTCTGACGGGCTACGTTCCCATCGCGGGTGCCAAAGCGCTGTTCGAGCAGGTCTGGAACGCCGCGGTGCCTGACGAGCCGGGTATGAACCTGCTCCAGATGCTCGACGCGGCCGAGGAAGGCCGGTTCAAGGCGCTTTGGGTCATCGGTTACGACGTGTACTACACGAACCCCATTGCCGACCGCACCCGTCGTGCTTTCGAAGGGATGGAGATGGTGATTGTCCAAGACCTCTTCTTGAACGAAACGGCCAAGGAGTTCGCCCACGTCTTCCTCCCGGCATGCTCCTCGTTCGAGCACGACGGAACGTTCATGAACGCCGAGCGGCGCGTCCAGCGGGTCCGGAAGGCGATCGAACCGATCGGTGAATCGAAGGCGGACTGGGAGATCGTCCAACTGATGGCGGCGGAAATGGGCAAGCCGGAAGGGTTCACGTTCTCCAGCGTCGAGGAGGTTTGGGAGGAAGTCCGGAAGGTCTGGAAGCCGGGTGCAGGCATGGCATGGAGCCGCCTGGAACAGCAGGGACTCCAGTGGCCGTGCCCGACCGAAGACCACCCGGGGACAAGGATCCTCCATGCCGAAAGTTTCCCGATCGGCGTCAAAGCGGCCCTGAAAAGGATCGACTTCGTGCCGACTCCGGAGCAACCGGACGGTGAATACCCCTTCGTCCTCAACACCGGACGGACGCTCGTCCACTTCAATGCGGGAACGATGACCGCGCGGACGAAGAACAGCGAGATCCGGCCTTCGGACACTCTTGACATGAATCCGGTGGACGCCGCCCGGTTGGGCCTGCAAGACGGATCGCGCGCCAAGGTCCGTAGTCCTTACGGCGAAGCCGTCTTGCCGGTCCGGAGAGATCCGGGAGTCCGCGAAGGCGAACTTTTCGCGACGTTCCATACGGTCGAAGTCTTTATCAACCGTTTGACGAACCCGGTCCGAGACCGGGTGTTCGATACGCCGTCGTACAAAGTGACGGCGGTCGCGGTCGAGTCGGCGGACTAG
- a CDS encoding CocE/NonD family hydrolase has protein sequence MTTVFLPDARTFQTFQASDYVRTEHRIKARDGVELFTVTFAPRNANGPLPVLMTRTPYNAGSEGIGSPYLSEFVRDGYVFCFQDVRGHYGSGGTFVMQRPMRDPRVKGAVDEATDAYDTVDWLVKKLPGTNGKVGMLGISYDGWTALVAGLDPHPALKAVSPQAAPVDMWENDDFHRNGAFRLSYGFEYAFSMESQRGFTPFDFKAADMYDWYLRLGPLSNVDGRYFKGQIPTWTDFVEHPDHDRYWLDRSAVSWMKKPKIPFLFVGGWWDQEDPIGPYTAYHTLSKNDPDGLVRLALGPWNHGGWAGKGDVLGPFSFGSDTGATFRADVQKPFFDHYLKEQVTKLDRCTVFRTGANAWQKYDQWPPKKKDRNATLYLQSGGLALFDPPKTGGYDEFVSDPAKPVPYRTRPIEPHYANGSRWWSWMVEDQRFVDGRPDVLTWLTEPLKDPVTLTGDAFARLFASTSGTDSDWIVKLIDVYPDTVKGQPKLGGYQLMVRSEVVRARYRNGGAKAVPVPAGKPLKYDVDLHWIDHTFARGHRIMVQVQSTWFPLIDRNPQTFVPNIFKAKPTDFHKATQRVFQSKAMPSRIEVASG, from the coding sequence TTGACGACCGTCTTCCTCCCAGACGCGCGGACGTTCCAGACCTTTCAGGCCTCTGACTACGTCCGGACCGAACACCGGATCAAGGCCCGCGACGGCGTCGAGCTCTTCACCGTCACGTTCGCGCCGCGCAACGCGAACGGCCCGCTCCCTGTCCTGATGACGCGCACGCCTTACAATGCGGGATCCGAAGGCATCGGTTCGCCTTACCTCTCGGAGTTCGTCCGCGACGGGTACGTCTTCTGCTTCCAGGACGTCCGCGGCCACTATGGCTCAGGCGGCACCTTCGTCATGCAGCGCCCCATGCGGGACCCCCGGGTCAAGGGCGCGGTCGACGAGGCCACCGACGCCTACGACACCGTCGACTGGCTGGTCAAAAAACTCCCCGGCACGAACGGCAAAGTCGGCATGCTCGGGATCAGCTATGACGGCTGGACCGCGCTCGTCGCCGGGCTCGACCCCCATCCCGCCCTCAAAGCCGTCTCCCCCCAGGCCGCGCCCGTCGACATGTGGGAGAACGATGATTTCCACCGCAACGGCGCCTTCCGTCTCAGTTACGGATTCGAATATGCCTTCTCGATGGAGAGTCAGCGCGGGTTCACGCCTTTCGACTTCAAAGCCGCCGACATGTACGACTGGTACCTGCGCCTCGGCCCGCTCTCCAACGTCGATGGCCGCTACTTCAAGGGCCAGATCCCGACCTGGACCGACTTCGTCGAACACCCCGACCACGACCGCTATTGGCTGGACCGCAGTGCCGTCTCGTGGATGAAGAAGCCGAAAATCCCGTTCCTCTTCGTCGGCGGATGGTGGGACCAAGAAGACCCGATCGGCCCCTACACCGCCTATCACACGCTGAGCAAGAACGACCCGGACGGTCTCGTCCGACTCGCGCTTGGCCCGTGGAACCACGGCGGGTGGGCGGGCAAAGGCGACGTCCTTGGGCCGTTTTCCTTCGGATCCGATACTGGAGCGACGTTCCGGGCCGACGTCCAAAAGCCGTTCTTCGACCACTATCTTAAGGAGCAGGTGACGAAACTCGATCGGTGCACGGTCTTCCGCACCGGTGCGAACGCTTGGCAGAAGTACGATCAGTGGCCGCCTAAGAAGAAGGACAGGAACGCGACGCTCTACCTCCAATCGGGCGGGCTTGCTCTCTTCGACCCTCCAAAGACAGGCGGCTATGACGAGTTCGTCTCCGATCCGGCCAAGCCCGTCCCCTATCGCACCCGTCCCATCGAACCGCACTACGCCAACGGCAGCAGGTGGTGGAGCTGGATGGTCGAGGACCAGCGCTTCGTCGACGGCCGTCCCGACGTCCTCACGTGGCTAACGGAGCCGCTGAAGGATCCCGTTACGCTCACAGGCGACGCTTTCGCCCGCCTCTTCGCCTCGACGAGCGGCACCGACTCCGACTGGATCGTGAAGCTCATCGACGTTTATCCCGACACCGTCAAGGGCCAACCCAAGCTCGGTGGCTACCAGTTGATGGTGCGCTCCGAAGTCGTCCGCGCTCGCTACCGCAACGGCGGCGCCAAAGCCGTCCCCGTGCCGGCAGGGAAGCCCTTAAAGTACGACGTCGACCTCCACTGGATCGACCACACCTTCGCCAGGGGCCACCGCATCATGGTGCAAGTCCAGTCCACATGGTTCCCCTTGATCGACCGTAACCCGCAGACGTTCGTGCCGAACATCTTTAAGGCTAAGCCTACGGACTTCCACAAAGCGACGCAACGGGTCTTCCAAAGTAAGGCCATGCCCTCGCGCATCGAGGTGGCCTCGGGCTGA
- a CDS encoding FdhF/YdeP family oxidoreductase, with translation MKKPTSGGGWQAVRYSVKKAGEVGPLRLWQAMHSKNACKTCALGMGGQQGGMRNEAGHFPEVCKKSMQAMVADMRGKIEPRFFEEYSVEQLRGLSPRELEALGRLCGPIVLDPGATHFRSATWDEALAVTVGALRECRPERSFFYCSGRSSNEAGFLLQLFARAYGTNHVSNCSFYCHQASGVGLKESIGQSTATVALDDVEEADLLFLIGGNPSSNHPRFMATLARIRENGGHVVVVNPVREVGLESFKIPSNLVSMLKGSPIASHYVQVKIGGDIAFLAGLAKATLALGAKDDGFITASTIGFHEFDHMVKSLSWSEIEAASGVTRHEIEEVARVYAGSERTVFAWTMGITHHVHGVENVQWIVNLALLRGMVGKPGAGLLPIRGHSNVQGLGTVGVTPAMTATALAALERLGVVPPSHEGRDTLAALEAAARGDSDFGLCLGGNLYGASPDATFVGGALGRVRTLVYMTTTLNTGHVHGLGERTVVLPVLARDEEPQSTTQESMFSYVRLSDGGRSRFHGPRSETDVLASIGSAVLGGGGTVDWEALRDHNDVRKLVAEFVPELGPIADIGVSRQEFTVQGRIRHVSRFATDDGRARFITSPIPRRPPLGERELALMTVRSEGQFNTVVYEETDIYRGQERRDVVLMHPDDMEALGLVPDQPVDVSSATGQVGPVLARPFDIARRCALMYFPEANVLVPKDADGRSKTPAFKNVFVTVSPSGRDAKRLDADKQDGVPVERGKMKAC, from the coding sequence ATGAAGAAGCCGACCAGCGGGGGCGGATGGCAAGCCGTCCGCTATAGCGTGAAGAAAGCCGGGGAGGTCGGCCCTTTGCGGCTGTGGCAGGCGATGCACTCGAAGAACGCGTGCAAGACCTGCGCTTTGGGGATGGGCGGACAGCAAGGCGGCATGCGGAACGAGGCCGGGCACTTCCCCGAAGTCTGCAAGAAGTCGATGCAGGCGATGGTCGCGGACATGCGCGGCAAGATCGAGCCCCGGTTCTTCGAAGAGTATTCCGTCGAGCAGCTCCGCGGTCTCTCTCCGCGCGAGTTGGAGGCGCTCGGCAGGTTGTGCGGACCTATCGTCCTCGATCCTGGCGCCACGCACTTCCGAAGCGCGACCTGGGACGAGGCGCTCGCCGTCACGGTCGGGGCGCTCCGCGAGTGCCGCCCGGAACGGAGCTTCTTCTATTGCAGCGGACGCAGTTCGAACGAGGCGGGTTTCCTCCTGCAACTATTCGCCCGTGCCTATGGCACGAACCACGTCAGCAACTGCTCGTTCTATTGTCACCAGGCGAGCGGGGTGGGGCTCAAGGAGTCGATCGGACAGAGCACGGCGACGGTCGCGCTCGACGACGTCGAAGAGGCCGACCTCCTGTTCCTTATCGGTGGCAACCCCTCTTCGAACCATCCGCGCTTCATGGCGACCCTCGCGCGGATCCGCGAGAACGGCGGACACGTCGTGGTGGTCAACCCCGTCCGCGAAGTGGGTTTGGAGTCCTTCAAGATTCCGTCGAACCTCGTCAGCATGCTCAAAGGCTCGCCGATCGCTTCGCACTACGTTCAGGTCAAGATCGGTGGCGACATCGCCTTCTTAGCAGGCCTGGCGAAAGCGACCTTGGCCCTTGGAGCCAAGGACGACGGTTTCATCACCGCGTCGACGATCGGCTTTCACGAATTCGACCACATGGTCAAGTCGTTGTCTTGGTCCGAGATCGAAGCCGCGAGCGGCGTGACTCGCCACGAGATCGAGGAAGTCGCTCGGGTCTATGCCGGGTCAGAACGGACGGTCTTCGCTTGGACCATGGGGATCACGCACCATGTCCACGGCGTCGAAAACGTCCAGTGGATCGTCAATCTGGCCTTGTTACGCGGGATGGTCGGCAAACCCGGAGCAGGGCTTCTTCCGATCCGCGGTCACAGCAACGTCCAGGGCTTGGGCACAGTCGGCGTGACGCCCGCCATGACGGCGACCGCCCTCGCCGCGCTCGAGCGACTCGGCGTCGTCCCGCCGTCGCACGAAGGGCGCGATACTCTCGCCGCCCTTGAAGCGGCGGCACGAGGCGATAGCGACTTCGGCCTGTGCCTGGGTGGAAACCTCTACGGCGCCAGTCCGGACGCGACCTTCGTCGGCGGTGCCCTGGGTCGGGTCAGGACCCTCGTTTACATGACGACGACGTTGAACACGGGCCACGTCCATGGCCTGGGGGAGAGGACCGTCGTCCTGCCCGTCCTCGCCCGCGACGAGGAGCCGCAATCGACGACCCAGGAATCGATGTTCTCTTATGTCCGTCTGAGCGACGGCGGCCGGTCCCGGTTCCATGGCCCGCGGAGCGAAACCGACGTGCTTGCGTCCATCGGATCCGCCGTACTCGGCGGGGGCGGGACGGTCGATTGGGAGGCATTGCGCGACCACAACGACGTAAGAAAGCTCGTCGCCGAGTTCGTTCCGGAACTGGGTCCGATCGCCGACATCGGCGTATCGAGGCAGGAGTTCACGGTCCAAGGACGCATTCGGCACGTCTCTCGTTTTGCGACGGACGACGGACGAGCCAGGTTCATCACTTCCCCCATTCCCCGTCGTCCACCTCTTGGTGAACGGGAGCTTGCACTTATGACCGTTCGGAGCGAAGGCCAGTTCAATACGGTCGTCTACGAAGAGACCGACATTTATCGCGGTCAAGAGAGGCGGGACGTCGTCCTGATGCACCCTGACGACATGGAAGCACTCGGCTTGGTCCCTGACCAACCGGTGGACGTATCGAGCGCGACGGGCCAGGTCGGCCCCGTCCTTGCGCGTCCGTTCGACATCGCCCGCCGATGCGCGCTGATGTACTTCCCCGAAGCGAACGTGCTCGTGCCGAAGGACGCAGACGGGCGGTCCAAGACCCCGGCGTTCAAGAACGTCTTCGTGACCGTTTCGCCTTCCGGTCGTGACGCGAAACGGCTTGATGCCGATAAACAGGACGGCGTTCCCGTCGAGCGCGGGAAGATGAAGGCCTGCTAG